In the genome of Aureimonas sp. OT7, one region contains:
- the rpoN gene encoding RNA polymerase factor sigma-54 — protein sequence MKLQVRQSQSLVMTPQLLQSIRLLQFGALELQGFIEREIEQNPLLEMVPSAERAASALPQAPAARGGGDDDVGGPRRGHGPEFSVGSLPTMEDIADDRPGLLAHAVAELGDILPPGDRAIGETLAMHLDEAGYMRTPAEDIAASLGCPVTQVVDCLERIRRAIEPAGLFAGSLAECLSIQLSRQGRMDPVMAGILSNLDLLARRDFAALRRLTGEDEDGLMEALSEIRRLDPKPGLQFGDRAIHSVVPDVFVSSNGGSGWRIRLNSRALPRLIMHNDYRDIVSRAASAGDREYLAQCQNSAGWLIRSLDQRARTILKVTAEIVRRQEEFLKRGVQGLRPMTLASVAEAVSLHESTVSRVTANKFMATPRGTFELKFFFTVAIAATDGGDAHSAESVKLRIQRLIAGETVGNVLSDDDIALKLKDDGIELARRTVAKYREALGLSSSIQRRRELNAKCRAS from the coding sequence ATGAAGCTTCAGGTCCGCCAGAGCCAATCTCTGGTGATGACCCCCCAGTTGCTCCAGTCGATCCGGCTGCTGCAGTTCGGGGCGTTGGAGTTGCAGGGCTTCATCGAGCGCGAGATCGAGCAGAACCCCCTTCTGGAAATGGTCCCGTCGGCGGAGCGGGCGGCATCCGCGCTACCGCAGGCGCCTGCCGCGCGCGGCGGCGGCGACGACGATGTGGGCGGGCCGCGGCGTGGGCATGGACCGGAATTTTCGGTCGGCAGCCTGCCGACGATGGAAGACATCGCCGACGACAGGCCCGGCCTGCTCGCGCATGCCGTGGCGGAGCTGGGCGATATACTGCCGCCCGGCGACAGGGCGATCGGCGAGACGCTCGCCATGCATCTCGACGAAGCCGGCTACATGCGCACCCCCGCCGAGGATATCGCGGCTTCCCTCGGCTGTCCCGTCACACAGGTCGTCGATTGCCTGGAGCGCATTCGACGGGCAATCGAGCCGGCCGGGCTGTTTGCCGGAAGCCTTGCCGAGTGCCTGTCGATCCAGTTGTCACGACAGGGCCGAATGGACCCGGTCATGGCCGGCATCCTGTCCAACCTCGATTTGCTGGCCCGGCGCGACTTCGCAGCCCTGCGGCGCCTGACGGGCGAGGACGAGGACGGCCTGATGGAAGCGCTGTCGGAAATCCGCCGCCTGGACCCGAAGCCCGGCCTGCAGTTCGGCGACCGGGCCATCCACAGCGTCGTGCCCGATGTCTTCGTATCGTCTAATGGCGGGTCCGGCTGGCGCATACGGCTGAACAGCCGCGCCTTGCCGCGCCTGATCATGCATAACGACTACCGCGACATCGTTTCCCGCGCGGCGTCGGCGGGTGACCGGGAGTATCTGGCACAATGCCAGAATTCCGCCGGCTGGCTGATCCGCTCCCTGGACCAGCGCGCCCGGACCATACTCAAGGTGACGGCCGAGATCGTCCGCCGGCAGGAGGAGTTCCTCAAGCGCGGCGTGCAGGGCCTGCGTCCGATGACGCTGGCCTCGGTGGCCGAGGCGGTCTCGTTGCACGAATCCACGGTCAGCCGGGTAACCGCCAACAAGTTCATGGCGACCCCGCGTGGCACCTTCGAGTTGAAGTTCTTTTTTACGGTCGCCATCGCCGCCACGGATGGCGGCGACGCGCATTCGGCCGAAAGCGTCAAACTGCGGATCCAGCGGCTCATCGCGGGCGAGACGGTCGGCAATGTGCTGTCGGACGACGATATCGCATTGAAACTCAAGGATGACGGCATCGAGCTGGCGCGGCGAACCGTGGCCAAGTACCGCGAGGCGCTTGGCCTCTCGTCGTCGATCCAGCGGCGCCGCGAACTGAATGCCAAGTGCCGCGCCTCCTGA
- the raiA gene encoding ribosome-associated translation inhibitor RaiA, with protein MTIRVSGRHMDVGESFRTRIEDRLKEQVAKYFDGNYSGSVVLSKESSRYNTDCSLRLDTGVTFQAAGMAHDPENSFQEACERIEKRLRRYKRRLKDHKAGLNGKSSDVAYSVFAPIPDEDDDIPEDYAPAIVAETSFPVGIFSVAGAVMELDRRDSPVVVFKNAGSGEINIVYRRPDGNVGWVDPSTLRDRV; from the coding sequence ATGACAATTCGCGTATCGGGCCGGCACATGGATGTCGGTGAATCGTTTCGGACCCGGATCGAAGACCGGCTCAAGGAACAGGTCGCGAAATATTTTGACGGCAACTACTCGGGTTCCGTCGTCCTGTCCAAGGAGTCGTCACGCTACAACACCGATTGCTCCCTGCGCCTCGACACAGGCGTAACCTTCCAGGCCGCCGGAATGGCGCATGATCCCGAGAACAGTTTCCAGGAGGCTTGCGAGCGCATCGAGAAGCGCCTGCGCCGGTACAAGCGGCGTCTCAAAGACCATAAGGCGGGGCTGAACGGCAAAAGTTCGGATGTGGCATATTCCGTCTTTGCCCCGATCCCCGACGAAGACGACGATATTCCGGAGGACTACGCCCCCGCCATCGTGGCCGAGACATCCTTTCCCGTCGGCATCTTTTCGGTTGCCGGCGCGGTGATGGAACTCGACCGGCGCGACAGCCCGGTGGTGGTGTTCAAGAATGCCGGCAGCGGCGAAATCAACATCGTCTATCGCCGTCCGGACGGCAATGTGGGCTGGGTGGACCCATCCACGTTGCGCGATCGCGTCTGA